The region TGCGCCAACAACTGCCCTTACAAGGTGCGTCGCTTCAACTGGTTCGCTTACGCCAACAACGATAAGTTCGGCTTCAATGAGCCAATGAACAACGATCTTGGTAAAATGGTGCTGAACCCGGATGTGACCGTTCGGGGCAGAGGTGTGATGGAGAAATGCTCCTTCTGCGTACAGCGTGTGCAGTTAGGTAAGCTGGAGGCCAAGCGCGAGAACAGAAGACCGAAAGACGGTGAAATCGTGACGGCTTGTGCACAGTCTTGCCCTACCGAGGCGATCGTTTTCGGTGACATGAAAGATCCGGAGAGCCGCATCTCCAAGATCCTTTCACGCCAGCAGGGTGAGCGCGCGTTCCACGTCCTGGAAGAGCTTAACGTTCAGCCTAACGTGACTTACCTGACTAAAATTAGAAACTTAGCTTAACTTTAAATACTGAGAGCTTTATGCAGCATGTATCTCCGATAAGAGAGCCTCTGGTAACGGGGGGTAAAACATACCACGACATCACCGAAGATGTCTGCAGACAAGTGGAGGCGAAGCCCAACGTGCGTTGGGCCGCTGCCCTTGCCGTTGCACTGGTAGGCTTAGCTATATTTATCTACTCTGTATACCGCACCTTATGGTACGGTATAGGGGAGTGGGGGCTTAACAAAACAGTTGGATGGGCATGGGATATCACCAACTTTGTGTGGTGGGTAGGTATCGGCCACGCTGGTACGCTGATCTCCGCTATTCTCCTCCTGTTCCGTCAGAAGTGGAGAACCTCCATCAACCGTGCAGCGGAGGCGATGACGATCTTCGCCGTAATCTGCGCGGCGATGTTCCCGGTGCTGCACATGGGCCGTCCGTGGCTGGCCTACTGGGTACTTCCACTGCCGAACACCTTTGGGTCACTTTGGGTTAACTTCAACTCGCCACTCCTTTGGGACGTGTTCGCGATCTCTACTTACTTCTCGGTATCCCTAGTATTCTGGTACATTGGTCTTATACCAGATTTCGCTACAATCCGTGACAGAGCAGTAGGCCCTATTGCCAGAAGAGCATATGCAGTTCTTTCATTCGGTTGGACTGGTTCTGCAAAAGCATGGTCTCGCTATGAGACCGTTTCCCTGATCTTGGCTGGTCTTGCCACGCCACTGGTGCTTTCGGTACACACGATCGTATCCATGGACTTTGCAACATCAGTGATTCCTGGTTGGCACACCACTATCTTCCCTCCATACTTTGTGGCAGGTGCGATCTTCTCAGGCTTCGCCATGGTGCTTACCCTGATGATTATCACCAGAAAAGTATTCTTCCTGGAAGACTACATCACCTTGGAGCACGTGGAGTCGATGAACAAGGTAATCATCCTGACCGGCTCTATCGTGGGTATCGCCTATACTACCGAGTTCTTCATCGCCTGGTATTCAGGAGTGGAGTACGAGCAGTACGCCTTTATTAACCGTGCCTTTGGTCCTTACTGGTGGGCCTACTGGTCCATGATGACCTGTAACGTGATCACCCCGCAGCTTTTCTGGTTCAGAAAGATCAGAAGAAGCCTCACCGCCACTTTTATCATTTCCATCTTCGTGAACATTGGTATGTGGTTCGAGCGTTTCGTGATCATCGTAACCTCGTTGCACAGAGATTATCTGCCTTCTTCATGGGCAATGTTCTCTCCAACCATCATCGATATTGGTGTTTACGTTGGAACCATTGGACTTTTCTTTACACTGTTCCTGCTGTTTGCGAAGTTTTTCCCGGTAGTGAACATGGCCGAGGTGAAAGCGATCCTGAAGTCTTCTTCAGAAGTAACGCACAGCCATAGCAAAGCTGCTACCATGCATGCTACTGACAAGGATTCGAACTCTAATACACATCGCAATGAATAAGAAGTTTGTTCTAGGTATTTATGATGATGAAGATGTGCTGCTGACAGCCATCGAGAATATCCGCGCCGCCGGAACCAAGATTTATGACGTGTTTTCCCCTTATCCGGTACACGGTATTGACGATGTGTTAGGTATTAAGCGCTCAAGACTTCCGATCGTAGCCTTCTTTGGAGGATTAACGGGAATGTCCTTCGCGCTTTGGATGCAGATCTGGATGATGGGCTTTGACTGGCCGATGATCATTGGTGGTAAGCCCCATATCGCGCTTCCTTCCTTTATCCCG is a window of Pontibacter kalidii DNA encoding:
- the nrfD gene encoding NrfD/PsrC family molybdoenzyme membrane anchor subunit — its product is MQHVSPIREPLVTGGKTYHDITEDVCRQVEAKPNVRWAAALAVALVGLAIFIYSVYRTLWYGIGEWGLNKTVGWAWDITNFVWWVGIGHAGTLISAILLLFRQKWRTSINRAAEAMTIFAVICAAMFPVLHMGRPWLAYWVLPLPNTFGSLWVNFNSPLLWDVFAISTYFSVSLVFWYIGLIPDFATIRDRAVGPIARRAYAVLSFGWTGSAKAWSRYETVSLILAGLATPLVLSVHTIVSMDFATSVIPGWHTTIFPPYFVAGAIFSGFAMVLTLMIITRKVFFLEDYITLEHVESMNKVIILTGSIVGIAYTTEFFIAWYSGVEYEQYAFINRAFGPYWWAYWSMMTCNVITPQLFWFRKIRRSLTATFIISIFVNIGMWFERFVIIVTSLHRDYLPSSWAMFSPTIIDIGVYVGTIGLFFTLFLLFAKFFPVVNMAEVKAILKSSSEVTHSHSKAATMHATDKDSNSNTHRNE
- a CDS encoding DUF3341 domain-containing protein is translated as MNKKFVLGIYDDEDVLLTAIENIRAAGTKIYDVFSPYPVHGIDDVLGIKRSRLPIVAFFGGLTGMSFALWMQIWMMGFDWPMIIGGKPHIALPSFIPVTFELTVLFSAFSMVITFFIVSNLKPSLKVNVFDKRSTDDKFVMAIEVKEGATDMEALNNLLRSNGAIEVNEKEVVK